One genomic window of Maribacter aquivivus includes the following:
- the hemA gene encoding glutamyl-tRNA reductase, translated as MKDYHISKHNSFYTIGLNYKKADAEARGKFSLDEVAVKSLLTQAKEQGIDGLLATSTCNRTELHGFAQHPFQLIKLLCDHSNGTVEAFQEVAYVYKNKEAINHLFRVGTGLDSQILGDFEIISQLKQSFKRSKELGIANPFIERLCNSIIQASKRIKNETEISSGATSVAFASVQYIMRNVENVTDKNILLFGTGKIGRNTCENLIKHTKNPHITLINRTKDKAEQIAGKFNLKVKDYGDLQSEIRTSDILVVATGAQKPTITKELIYTNKPLLILDLSVPKNVDDSISDMENVTVIHLDHLSQMTDETLERRKQFIPEAEAINEEVKNDFNQWLETRKFAPVIKALKKKLKTIKDEELDYQSKKTVDFNSHQADVVTNRIIQKITKQFANHLKDDSVDSNSSLEFIQKVFQLELDEQ; from the coding sequence ATGAAAGACTATCACATTTCTAAACATAACTCTTTTTATACCATTGGTCTTAACTACAAAAAGGCTGATGCTGAGGCTCGTGGTAAATTTAGTTTAGACGAAGTGGCTGTAAAGTCACTTTTAACACAAGCTAAAGAACAGGGCATTGATGGGTTATTGGCAACATCAACATGTAACCGTACAGAGTTACATGGCTTTGCGCAACATCCATTTCAACTAATAAAATTATTATGCGACCACTCTAACGGAACCGTTGAGGCTTTTCAAGAGGTGGCATATGTGTATAAAAATAAAGAAGCTATTAATCACCTGTTCCGAGTAGGTACAGGATTAGATAGTCAAATACTTGGCGATTTTGAAATCATCAGTCAACTAAAACAAAGTTTTAAGCGTTCAAAAGAATTGGGTATTGCCAATCCGTTTATCGAAAGACTTTGCAATAGCATAATACAAGCAAGCAAGCGTATTAAGAATGAAACTGAAATTTCATCTGGCGCAACATCTGTAGCATTCGCATCTGTACAATACATTATGCGTAATGTTGAAAATGTTACCGACAAGAATATTCTTTTATTCGGAACTGGGAAAATTGGTCGTAACACGTGTGAGAATTTAATAAAGCACACTAAAAATCCGCATATCACCCTAATCAATAGAACTAAAGATAAAGCTGAGCAAATTGCAGGCAAGTTCAACCTTAAGGTGAAAGATTATGGCGATTTACAATCAGAAATAAGAACTTCAGATATTTTGGTAGTTGCAACAGGTGCACAAAAACCTACCATTACCAAAGAATTAATCTATACAAACAAACCATTACTGATATTAGACCTTTCCGTTCCAAAGAACGTTGATGATTCTATTTCAGATATGGAAAATGTTACGGTAATTCATTTAGATCATTTATCTCAAATGACCGATGAAACTTTAGAGCGTAGAAAACAATTTATTCCTGAGGCAGAAGCAATAAACGAAGAAGTTAAGAATGATTTTAACCAATGGTTAGAAACTAGAAAATTTGCTCCTGTTATTAAAGCTTTAAAAAAGAAATTGAAGACTATAAAGGATGAGGAGCTTGACTACCAATCCAAAAAAACGGTCGATTTTAATTCGCACCAAGCAGATGTGGTTACAAATCGTATCATTCAAAAAATAACCAAGCAATTTGCAAATCATCTTAAAGATGACTCGGTAGATTCCAATTCAAGTTTAGAATTTATCCAAAAAGTATTTCAATTAGAATTGGACGAACAATGA